A single region of the Sphingobium sp. TKS genome encodes:
- the lysA gene encoding diaminopimelate decarboxylase — protein sequence MDHFTYVDGAMLVEQVPMAEIAAQVGTPVYIYSTATLTRHVGVFRDGLSQLNDPLIAFAVKANPNAAVLATLAKLGLGADVVSAGELLRAIAAGIPANRIVFSGVGKTAEEMRIALEQGIYQFNLESEPEAEMLSEVALLMGKKAPVAYRINPDVDAGTHAKISTGKSENKFGIPYDRALASYAAARALPGLDVQGVAVHIGSQLTDLSPLEAAFIKVGALIEKLRGEGHDIRTADLGGGLGVPYDPSQPLPPSPAAYGAMVTKVTQGWNVRLMFEPGRLIVGNAGVLLSQVVRVKQGAQAPFVIVDAAMNDLLRPSLYDAWHDIRAVHPKGDRAAANVVGPVCETGDTFAMHRDMDVVGAGDLIAFMTAGAYGATMASTYNSRALTPEVLVSGDKWAVVRARPPIEALIQGDNIPGWVND from the coding sequence TTGGACCATTTTACCTATGTCGACGGCGCGATGCTGGTGGAGCAGGTGCCGATGGCGGAGATCGCCGCGCAGGTCGGCACGCCCGTCTATATCTATTCGACCGCGACGCTGACTCGCCATGTCGGCGTGTTCCGCGACGGGTTGTCGCAGCTCAATGATCCGCTGATCGCCTTCGCGGTGAAGGCCAATCCCAATGCCGCCGTGCTGGCGACTTTGGCGAAGCTGGGTCTGGGCGCGGACGTGGTGTCGGCGGGCGAGTTGCTGCGCGCCATCGCGGCGGGCATTCCGGCGAACCGTATCGTCTTTTCCGGCGTCGGCAAGACTGCCGAGGAAATGCGCATCGCGCTGGAGCAGGGCATCTACCAGTTCAATCTGGAGAGCGAACCCGAAGCCGAGATGCTGTCCGAAGTGGCGCTGTTGATGGGGAAGAAGGCGCCGGTCGCCTATCGCATCAATCCTGATGTCGATGCCGGAACCCATGCCAAGATTTCCACCGGCAAATCTGAAAACAAGTTCGGCATCCCCTATGACCGTGCGCTGGCCAGCTATGCCGCCGCCCGCGCGCTCCCCGGCCTCGATGTGCAGGGCGTGGCGGTGCATATCGGCAGCCAGCTTACCGACCTCAGCCCGCTGGAAGCCGCTTTCATCAAGGTCGGCGCGCTGATCGAGAAGCTGCGCGGCGAAGGCCATGACATTCGCACCGCCGATCTCGGTGGCGGGCTTGGCGTGCCCTATGATCCTTCGCAGCCGTTGCCGCCCAGCCCCGCCGCCTATGGCGCGATGGTGACGAAGGTGACGCAGGGCTGGAATGTCCGCCTGATGTTCGAGCCGGGCCGCCTGATCGTCGGCAATGCGGGCGTGCTGCTGTCGCAGGTGGTGCGGGTGAAGCAGGGCGCGCAGGCGCCTTTCGTGATTGTCGATGCGGCGATGAACGACCTGCTGCGCCCCAGCCTCTATGACGCCTGGCACGACATCCGCGCCGTGCATCCCAAGGGCGACCGCGCCGCCGCCAATGTCGTCGGCCCGGTCTGCGAGACGGGGGACACCTTCGCCATGCATCGCGACATGGACGTGGTCGGGGCGGGCGATCTGATCGCGTTCATGACCGCCGGAGCCTATGGCGCGACCATGGCGAGCACCTATAACAGCCGCGCGCTGACCCCGGAGGTGCTGGTTTCCGGCGACAAATGGGCCGTTGTCCGCGCCCGCCCGCCGATCGAGGCGCTCATCCAGGGCGACAACATCCCCGGCTGGGTGAATGATTGA
- a CDS encoding precorrin-2 dehydrogenase/sirohydrochlorin ferrochelatase family protein has product MHSLPVFLRLHGRAVILTGEGEAADAKRRLLERAGARIVGEAEDAALAIVSDGDEVTVARLQARGILVNATDKPELCDFTLPAIVDREPVLIAIGTGGASAGLAKALRQRIEALLPARLGTLATALYDARAAIRARWPDAAARRRAIDAGLAVGGLIDPLSDKAADAVPDWLAGSADVGADRLETIRLLSADPDDLTLRAARLLGEADRVYHAPDVPAAILDRARADAVRIEASTPPDRPGEGLSLWLERVP; this is encoded by the coding sequence ATGCATAGCCTGCCCGTCTTCCTGCGATTGCATGGGCGGGCCGTCATTCTGACGGGCGAAGGTGAGGCTGCAGACGCCAAGCGCCGCTTGCTGGAACGGGCAGGGGCGCGGATCGTGGGCGAGGCGGAAGACGCCGCACTCGCCATCGTGTCGGATGGCGACGAGGTGACGGTAGCCCGGCTCCAGGCACGCGGGATATTGGTCAATGCGACCGACAAACCAGAGCTTTGCGACTTCACCCTGCCTGCGATTGTCGATCGCGAGCCGGTGTTGATCGCCATCGGCACGGGTGGCGCTTCGGCGGGGCTGGCCAAGGCCTTGCGTCAGCGGATCGAGGCTTTGCTGCCTGCACGGCTCGGCACGTTGGCAACGGCACTTTACGATGCGCGTGCTGCGATTCGGGCGCGTTGGCCGGATGCGGCGGCGCGGCGACGGGCGATCGATGCCGGGCTGGCGGTGGGCGGGCTGATCGATCCGCTGTCGGACAAGGCGGCCGACGCCGTGCCGGACTGGCTGGCGGGAAGTGCCGATGTCGGTGCCGACCGGCTGGAAACGATCCGGCTGCTCTCCGCCGATCCGGATGATCTCACCCTGCGCGCTGCGCGCCTGCTGGGCGAGGCGGACCGTGTCTATCATGCGCCCGATGTCCCTGCCGCGATCCTCGACCGGGCGCGGGCCGACGCCGTGCGGATCGAGGCGAGTACGCCGCCCGATCGGCCGGGCGAAGGTTTGTCGCTCTGGCTGGAGAGAGTGCCATAA
- a CDS encoding zinc transporter ZntB, with translation MSRVFLFDGGKAHEISLEAFCARTEDAPFSWVHADGWREDARAVASRCDHMPEAALSALLAQETRPRCTLMAHGALVNLRGLGAADDDVGDPLVSIRLWAEQARVISVSYRPLAAMEPVTAQMLGGLIRDPGDLIAAFAQQITEALDPEVADLGDGLDEIESALTAHGPAEARRRVSEIRATAISYRRFIAPQRQALERLSTADAPWLEPDDRLHLQEAADRCARMAEELEAVRERSALAHEELTDLRAEQMNRQALIISVVALVFLPLTFLTGLLGMNVEGIPYAHEPWAFWGVVGVCVAMAGGIAGWFAATQWLR, from the coding sequence ATAAGCCGGGTCTTTCTCTTCGATGGCGGCAAGGCGCACGAAATCTCGCTGGAGGCTTTCTGCGCCAGGACCGAAGATGCGCCGTTTAGCTGGGTTCACGCCGATGGCTGGCGGGAGGATGCCCGCGCCGTCGCTTCCCGATGCGACCATATGCCTGAAGCTGCGCTTTCCGCGCTGCTCGCGCAGGAAACCCGGCCGCGCTGCACGCTGATGGCCCATGGCGCGCTGGTGAACTTGCGCGGGCTCGGCGCGGCGGATGACGATGTGGGCGATCCGCTGGTGTCGATCCGCCTGTGGGCCGAACAGGCGCGTGTCATCTCCGTCAGCTATCGCCCGCTTGCAGCGATGGAACCGGTGACGGCGCAGATGCTGGGCGGCCTGATCCGCGATCCGGGCGATCTGATCGCCGCCTTCGCGCAGCAGATCACTGAAGCGCTCGACCCCGAAGTCGCCGATTTGGGCGACGGCCTGGACGAGATCGAAAGCGCGCTCACCGCACATGGTCCGGCCGAAGCGCGGCGGCGCGTGTCGGAAATCCGCGCTACCGCGATCAGCTACCGCCGCTTTATCGCGCCTCAAAGGCAGGCGCTGGAAAGACTGTCCACCGCCGACGCGCCGTGGCTGGAACCTGACGACCGGCTGCATTTGCAGGAAGCCGCCGACCGCTGCGCCCGCATGGCCGAAGAACTGGAAGCGGTGCGCGAACGGTCTGCGCTCGCCCATGAAGAGCTGACCGATCTGCGTGCCGAGCAGATGAACCGGCAGGCGCTGATCATTTCCGTCGTGGCTTTGGTTTTCCTGCCGCTGACCTTTCTGACCGGCCTGCTCGGCATGAATGTCGAAGGCATTCCTTATGCCCATGAACCCTGGGCCTTTTGGGGCGTGGTTGGAGTCTGCGTTGCCATGGCGGGTGGGATCGCTGGCTGGTTCGCCGCAACCCAATGGCTGAGGTGA
- a CDS encoding response regulator transcription factor, whose translation MQFWKRDSISRLQPAQAPETARSARRLRLLLVDEDATSRAVVARRLSHLGYDVALAENGFGALSMLVARPVDIILIDMGLTLLPALVTMRKIRAAGLADNACFVMIGGRQDKVSAVEALDAGADDHVVKPFDFDLLDARLRHLCARAEQIGTMARHNAELDARIARRALELGETRDALAEMQADRARLVSSIQALHDEIARLNAARN comes from the coding sequence ATGCAATTTTGGAAACGCGACAGCATCAGCAGGCTGCAACCGGCACAGGCTCCGGAAACGGCGCGCTCGGCCCGGCGATTGCGGCTTCTGCTGGTCGATGAAGACGCCACGTCGCGCGCGGTCGTGGCCCGGCGGCTGTCGCATCTGGGCTATGATGTGGCGCTGGCGGAAAACGGCTTTGGCGCGCTCAGCATGCTGGTGGCGCGGCCGGTGGACATCATCCTGATCGACATGGGGCTGACGCTGCTGCCGGCACTGGTGACGATGCGGAAGATTCGCGCGGCGGGCTTGGCCGACAATGCCTGCTTCGTCATGATCGGCGGGCGGCAGGACAAGGTGTCCGCCGTCGAGGCGCTGGACGCGGGCGCGGACGACCATGTGGTAAAGCCGTTCGACTTCGACCTCCTGGATGCGCGGCTACGCCATTTGTGCGCGCGGGCCGAGCAGATCGGCACGATGGCCCGGCACAATGCGGAATTGGACGCCCGGATCGCCCGCCGCGCGCTGGAACTGGGCGAGACACGCGATGCCCTGGCCGAAATGCAGGCGGACCGGGCACGTCTGGTCTCCTCGATCCAGGCGCTGCATGACGAGATCGCCCGCCTCAACGCGGCGCGGAACTGA
- a CDS encoding TetR/AcrR family transcriptional regulator produces the protein MTKLLPPLSRREARRRDRRKAILAVASRSFLENGYAATTMSGIAATLGGSKGTLWSYFPSKEALFAAFLDDATTAYLARLAEILDPGGDLVETLRRLGLNLLTKITSSDSVALYRLVVSESGRFPEMGAIFYEHVPGHTRRLVAEFLERAMDRGLLRRADPELAARTFTMMMLSGCHQLVIWGQIPQATPDQIAADVDHGLDCFMRAYAPDAR, from the coding sequence ATGACAAAGCTCCTCCCTCCGCTCAGCCGACGAGAAGCGCGTCGCCGCGACCGGCGCAAAGCCATATTGGCGGTGGCATCGCGGTCCTTCCTGGAAAATGGCTATGCCGCGACGACGATGTCGGGGATCGCAGCGACGCTGGGCGGGTCGAAGGGCACATTATGGAGCTATTTCCCGTCCAAGGAAGCCCTGTTCGCCGCCTTTCTGGATGACGCGACCACCGCCTATCTCGCCCGCCTGGCCGAAATCCTCGATCCTGGCGGCGACCTGGTGGAAACGTTGCGCAGGCTGGGACTGAACCTGCTCACGAAGATCACCTCGTCCGACAGCGTTGCCCTGTACCGGCTGGTCGTGTCCGAATCGGGACGCTTTCCCGAAATGGGCGCCATCTTCTACGAACACGTCCCCGGCCATACGCGGCGGCTGGTCGCTGAATTTCTGGAACGGGCCATGGATCGCGGCCTGCTGCGCCGGGCCGACCCGGAACTGGCGGCGCGCACCTTCACGATGATGATGCTTTCGGGCTGCCATCAACTGGTCATCTGGGGACAGATCCCACAGGCGACCCCGGACCAGATCGCGGCCGATGTCGACCATGGGCTCGACTGCTTCATGCGCGCCTATGCGCCGGACGCCCGTTAA
- a CDS encoding efflux transporter outer membrane subunit, which translates to MSVSRPPSLPALSGRAGLLAGGLALLSACAAVPDLGSQPAVRAPGSIAAERSLQADYATQWPSEGWWTAYGDPQLDALIEEGLKGSPDVSAAAARFAQANAAAQQAGAPLLPSVDLDANSGVTKSSYNMGMPKEFVPKGWLGTGRVGLNFGFDLDLWGKNRAALAAATSEARAAEIDARQARLALATGVADAYADLARLHDERDIQARALEIRTASQKLVADRRANGLETRGSERQADATVSSAKAQLAAADQAIAVRRHQIAALIGAGPDRGIAIARPQLRKPGPLGLPADVTTNLVARRPDIAAALARTEAAAKGIKVARADFFPAIRLSALIGVQSLGYQTLLQNGAFSGGASSFADTLFKKDSLFGNAGPAISLPIFHGGALSGQYRGARAFYDEAVASYDKTVLGAYQQVADAVTGRRTLDQRLIDARAALTASEEAYGIARQRYEGGLNTYLDVLNVEDQLLAARQTVAELEASAFTSDIALIRALGGGFAASDAQISHQLSKDIPNG; encoded by the coding sequence ATGTCCGTGAGTCGCCCCCCGAGTCTTCCCGCTCTTTCCGGTCGCGCCGGGCTTCTCGCAGGAGGCTTGGCGCTGCTCTCTGCCTGCGCGGCGGTGCCGGATCTGGGATCCCAGCCGGCGGTGCGCGCGCCTGGCAGCATTGCGGCGGAGCGCAGCCTTCAGGCTGACTATGCCACGCAATGGCCGTCCGAAGGCTGGTGGACGGCTTATGGCGATCCGCAATTGGATGCGTTGATCGAGGAGGGGCTGAAGGGATCGCCGGACGTGAGCGCTGCCGCCGCCCGCTTCGCCCAGGCCAACGCGGCCGCGCAGCAGGCGGGGGCGCCGTTGTTGCCGTCGGTCGATCTCGACGCCAATAGTGGCGTGACCAAATCCAGCTACAATATGGGCATGCCCAAGGAATTCGTGCCCAAGGGCTGGCTCGGTACGGGCCGGGTGGGCCTGAATTTCGGCTTCGACCTCGATCTTTGGGGCAAGAATCGCGCGGCGCTGGCGGCGGCGACGTCCGAAGCGCGCGCGGCGGAGATCGACGCGCGGCAGGCGCGGCTGGCGCTGGCGACCGGCGTGGCCGATGCCTACGCCGATCTCGCCAGGCTCCATGATGAGCGCGACATTCAGGCGCGGGCGCTGGAAATCCGTACCGCCAGCCAGAAGCTGGTGGCGGATCGCCGCGCCAACGGGTTGGAAACGCGTGGCAGCGAGCGGCAGGCCGATGCTACCGTCTCCTCCGCCAAGGCGCAGCTTGCCGCCGCCGATCAGGCGATCGCGGTGCGCCGGCATCAGATCGCGGCGCTGATCGGCGCGGGGCCGGATCGGGGCATCGCCATCGCCCGGCCGCAACTCCGCAAGCCCGGTCCGCTGGGTCTGCCCGCCGATGTGACGACCAATCTGGTCGCCCGCCGTCCGGACATTGCGGCCGCGCTCGCCCGGACCGAGGCGGCGGCCAAGGGGATCAAGGTGGCGCGGGCCGATTTCTTCCCCGCCATCCGCTTGAGCGCGCTGATCGGCGTGCAGTCGCTGGGCTATCAGACCCTGCTCCAGAACGGCGCTTTTTCCGGCGGGGCCAGTTCCTTTGCGGACACGCTGTTTAAGAAGGATTCGCTGTTCGGCAATGCCGGGCCCGCGATCAGCCTGCCGATCTTCCATGGGGGTGCGCTGAGCGGCCAATATCGCGGCGCGCGCGCCTTCTATGACGAGGCGGTGGCCAGCTATGACAAGACCGTGCTCGGCGCCTATCAGCAAGTGGCCGACGCGGTGACCGGGCGGCGGACGCTCGACCAGCGGCTGATCGACGCCCGCGCCGCGCTGACCGCATCGGAAGAAGCCTATGGCATCGCCCGCCAGCGTTATGAAGGCGGCCTCAACACCTATCTTGACGTACTGAACGTGGAAGACCAGCTTCTGGCCGCCCGTCAGACCGTCGCGGAGCTGGAGGCCAGCGCCTTCACGTCCGACATCGCCCTCATTCGCGCGCTGGGCGGCGGCTTTGCCGCCAGCGACGCCCAAATATCGCACCAGTTGTCCAAGGATATCCCCAATGGCTGA
- a CDS encoding EmrA/EmrK family multidrug efflux transporter periplasmic adaptor subunit has translation MADARPEFTSEASKAEGATQRQDTRRKWLVRLALVVLVVGAAYAIWYLLIGRNHVSTDNAYVNAEVAQVTPLISAQAVEVLVTDTQAVKRGDILVKLDPTNARIAMAQAEADLAEARRKFRQTVATSGALAAQVEARGADINQARAQLATAQADFDKARIDLRRREALAPNGAVSGEELTSARKGYAAAQAALDLARAGVATAEATRGAASGQLAANDALVRGSTIDTDPAVLAAKAKLDNARLDLGRSVIRAPIDGVVTRRQVQVGQRVAQGTPIMSIVPLAHVYVDANFKERQLGRVKPGMPATVTSDLYGGGVVYHGKVVGFSGGTGASMALIPAQNATGNWIKVVQRLPVRIALDPRELAEHPLRVGLSMEAEIDLSGE, from the coding sequence ATGGCTGATGCCAGGCCCGAATTCACGTCCGAAGCGAGCAAGGCCGAGGGTGCCACGCAGCGTCAGGACACCCGCAGAAAATGGCTGGTGCGGCTGGCGCTGGTCGTGCTGGTCGTCGGCGCGGCCTATGCGATCTGGTATCTGCTGATCGGGCGCAATCATGTCAGCACCGACAATGCCTATGTGAATGCGGAAGTGGCGCAGGTGACGCCGCTGATTTCCGCGCAGGCGGTCGAGGTGCTGGTGACGGACACCCAAGCCGTGAAGCGCGGCGACATATTGGTGAAGCTGGACCCCACCAACGCCCGCATCGCCATGGCGCAGGCGGAGGCCGATCTGGCCGAAGCCCGGCGCAAATTCCGCCAGACCGTCGCGACGAGCGGCGCGCTGGCCGCGCAGGTCGAGGCGCGTGGCGCCGACATCAACCAGGCGCGTGCCCAGCTTGCGACGGCGCAGGCTGATTTCGACAAGGCGCGCATCGACCTTCGGCGGCGCGAGGCGCTGGCGCCCAATGGCGCTGTCTCGGGCGAGGAACTGACCAGCGCGCGCAAGGGCTATGCCGCGGCGCAGGCGGCGCTCGACCTGGCGAGGGCCGGCGTGGCGACGGCGGAGGCGACACGCGGCGCGGCCAGCGGCCAGCTTGCCGCCAATGACGCGCTGGTGCGGGGTTCTACCATCGACACCGATCCCGCCGTGCTGGCGGCCAAGGCGAAGCTGGACAATGCCCGGCTCGATCTTGGCCGCTCCGTCATCCGCGCCCCGATCGACGGCGTGGTGACGCGGCGGCAGGTGCAGGTCGGACAGCGCGTCGCGCAGGGCACGCCGATCATGAGCATCGTGCCGCTCGCCCATGTCTATGTCGACGCCAATTTCAAGGAGCGGCAGCTTGGCCGGGTGAAGCCAGGCATGCCCGCCACCGTCACGTCCGACCTTTATGGCGGCGGCGTCGTCTATCATGGCAAGGTGGTCGGTTTTTCGGGCGGCACGGGGGCTTCCATGGCGCTGATCCCTGCGCAGAACGCAACCGGCAACTGGATCAAGGTGGTGCAGCGCCTGCCCGTGCGCATCGCGCTCGATCCCAGGGAACTGGCTGAGCATCCACTGCGCGTCGGCCTCTCCATGGAAGCCGAGATCGACCTCTCCGGCGAATAA
- a CDS encoding DHA2 family efflux MFS transporter permease subunit: MSRPAETFSLLSPRHRLLAGLTLALSNFMVMLDLTIANVSVPHIAGNLGISADQGTWIITSYAVAEAICVPLTGWLAQRFGAVRLFVFSMLGFGLFSLLCGLSMSLTMIVVCRIGQGLCGGPLMPMSQTLLIRIFPPERRGRVMGLWAMTTLLGPALGPIVGGYISDNWSWHWIFFINLPIAALCVFSALLLLRPVETERVKLPIDYIGLGLLIFWIGCLQIMLDIGRDHDWFGDPLIVVLAVLAAIGFCVFIIWELTEEHPIVDLRVFRHVGFTSGVFTLALCFGAYFAGIVIIPQWLQISMGYTAASAGLATAFTAMTAMLVAPIAGRLVDKVDVRIMISGAVAWIGLMTLWRAHWTTDADFWTIAMPQLVQGFGMPFFMIPLTTLTLGSVRPEETASAAGMQNFLRTLAIAISTSIVLTGWGDGQRISRNEMVGTLHADTTMADLTSRGFTQDQARQMVANLVDAQSLVLSMNHVFFIAAMVLFLAAAVVWLAPRPTRTVDRSAAH, translated from the coding sequence GTGAGCCGTCCGGCAGAGACATTCTCGCTCCTGTCGCCCCGTCACCGCCTGCTGGCGGGGCTGACGCTGGCGCTCAGCAATTTCATGGTCATGCTCGACCTGACCATCGCCAATGTGTCGGTGCCGCATATTGCCGGCAATCTGGGCATTTCCGCCGATCAGGGCACCTGGATCATCACCAGCTATGCCGTGGCGGAGGCGATCTGCGTGCCGCTGACCGGCTGGCTGGCGCAGCGGTTCGGCGCGGTCAGGCTGTTCGTCTTCAGCATGTTGGGTTTCGGCCTGTTCTCGCTGCTGTGCGGCCTGTCGATGAGCCTGACCATGATCGTGGTCTGCCGCATTGGCCAGGGTCTATGCGGCGGTCCGCTGATGCCGATGTCGCAGACCTTGCTGATTCGTATCTTCCCGCCGGAGCGGCGCGGGCGCGTCATGGGGTTGTGGGCGATGACGACTCTGCTCGGCCCGGCGCTCGGCCCGATCGTCGGCGGCTATATCAGCGACAATTGGAGCTGGCACTGGATCTTCTTCATCAACCTGCCGATCGCGGCATTGTGCGTCTTTTCCGCGCTGCTGCTGCTGCGCCCGGTGGAAACGGAGCGGGTGAAGCTGCCCATCGACTATATCGGCCTGGGGCTGCTGATCTTCTGGATCGGCTGCCTGCAGATCATGCTGGATATCGGGCGCGACCATGATTGGTTCGGTGACCCGCTGATCGTCGTGCTGGCGGTGCTGGCGGCCATCGGCTTCTGCGTGTTCATCATATGGGAACTGACGGAGGAGCATCCGATCGTCGACCTGCGCGTGTTCCGCCATGTCGGCTTCACTTCGGGGGTGTTCACGCTGGCGCTGTGTTTCGGCGCCTATTTCGCGGGCATCGTCATCATCCCGCAATGGCTGCAGATATCGATGGGCTATACCGCCGCCTCGGCCGGCCTGGCGACGGCGTTCACGGCGATGACGGCCATGCTCGTGGCGCCGATCGCCGGGCGGCTGGTTGACAAGGTCGACGTGCGCATCATGATTTCGGGCGCGGTCGCCTGGATCGGGTTGATGACGCTGTGGCGGGCGCATTGGACCACCGATGCGGATTTCTGGACGATCGCGATGCCGCAGTTGGTGCAGGGCTTCGGCATGCCCTTTTTCATGATCCCGCTGACGACGCTGACCCTGGGGTCGGTCCGGCCGGAGGAAACCGCCTCGGCTGCGGGCATGCAGAATTTCCTCCGCACGCTGGCCATCGCCATTTCTACCTCCATCGTGCTGACTGGCTGGGGCGATGGACAGCGCATATCGCGCAACGAGATGGTCGGCACGCTCCACGCCGATACGACCATGGCCGACCTGACGAGCAGGGGTTTCACCCAGGACCAGGCGCGGCAGATGGTGGCCAATCTGGTCGACGCGCAATCGCTGGTGCTGTCGATGAACCATGTCTTCTTCATCGCCGCCATGGTGCTGTTCCTGGCCGCGGCCGTGGTGTGGCTTGCCCCGCGCCCGACTAGAACCGTGGATCGCTCGGCAGCGCACTGA
- a CDS encoding ANTAR domain-containing response regulator, giving the protein MRIVIIDDSGLRATVLEEGLREAGYDDIHIVPPRGGFVARLERMAPDVVLMDLGSPSRDTLEEMLTVSRALARPIAMFVDQSDESMIGAAIDAGVSAYVVDGLRKERVKPVLELAVRRFNAFARLQTELDEARTALSDRKIIDRAKSILMSQRGLSEPDAYALLRSSAMNQGKKIVDVAQALITASDLLGGM; this is encoded by the coding sequence ATGCGAATCGTCATCATCGACGACAGCGGCTTGCGCGCGACAGTCCTGGAAGAAGGCCTGCGCGAGGCGGGCTATGACGATATTCACATCGTCCCTCCGCGCGGCGGCTTCGTCGCGCGGCTGGAACGCATGGCGCCCGACGTCGTGCTGATGGACCTGGGAAGCCCCAGCCGCGACACGCTGGAGGAAATGCTGACCGTCAGCCGCGCGCTGGCCCGGCCCATCGCGATGTTCGTCGACCAGTCGGACGAATCCATGATCGGCGCGGCCATCGACGCAGGCGTGTCGGCCTATGTCGTGGATGGGCTGCGCAAGGAGCGGGTGAAGCCGGTGCTGGAACTGGCGGTGCGGCGCTTCAACGCCTTCGCCCGGCTGCAGACCGAACTGGACGAGGCGCGCACGGCGCTCTCCGACCGCAAGATCATCGACCGCGCCAAATCCATCCTGATGAGTCAGCGCGGCCTTTCGGAGCCGGATGCCTATGCGTTGCTGCGGTCGAGCGCGATGAATCAGGGGAAGAAGATCGTGGATGTCGCTCAGGCCCTCATCACGGCCAGCGATCTGTTGGGAGGGATGTGA
- a CDS encoding CmpA/NrtA family ABC transporter substrate-binding protein: MTTDLRIAFLPLTDAAVLAVAREKGFAEEEGLHLDLVRTTSWATLRDRLVFGQVQAAHMLAPLAVAVTLGLSQQAAPLSAPYKLNVNGNMLVMANEFAQALDPDISARLDDPLGTAHDFAAAIGLWKRKPVIGVVHRYSSHSMMLRYWLASAGVDPDRDVVLRVLPPSLTVEAMRAGEVDGFIAGEPWGSAAVDAGLAEAVAIGERIWRRGVEKVLAFRTPWLDENPDSVDRLLRALVRAAAWCDEPDHHEALAHLLSQPHYVDQPAEVILRALSGGIVARVDMAPLSMPDFMLFSREATPFPWRSQALWIYSQLVRWKMVEHSPENAAKAASVFRPDIFRRALADSDVAMPGASMKVEGAVASPLAVGSKRGELTLGPDSFFDGRVFDPERIEDFLASF, from the coding sequence ATGACGACCGACCTGCGCATCGCTTTCCTGCCGTTGACCGACGCCGCCGTGCTGGCGGTGGCACGGGAAAAGGGTTTCGCGGAAGAGGAAGGGCTGCATCTCGACCTCGTCCGCACGACGAGCTGGGCGACATTGCGCGACCGGCTGGTGTTCGGGCAGGTGCAGGCGGCGCATATGCTGGCGCCGCTGGCCGTCGCGGTGACGCTGGGATTGAGCCAGCAGGCGGCGCCGCTTTCCGCGCCCTACAAGCTCAACGTCAACGGCAATATGCTCGTGATGGCGAACGAGTTCGCGCAGGCGCTGGATCCCGACATATCGGCGCGGCTGGACGATCCGCTGGGCACCGCGCATGATTTCGCGGCGGCCATCGGTTTGTGGAAGCGCAAGCCGGTGATCGGCGTCGTCCATCGTTATTCCAGCCATTCGATGATGTTGCGCTACTGGCTGGCGAGCGCGGGCGTCGATCCGGATCGCGACGTGGTGCTGCGCGTCCTGCCGCCGTCGCTTACCGTGGAGGCGATGCGCGCCGGGGAGGTCGATGGGTTCATCGCAGGCGAGCCCTGGGGCAGCGCGGCGGTCGACGCGGGCCTGGCCGAAGCGGTGGCGATCGGGGAACGCATTTGGCGGCGCGGCGTGGAGAAGGTCCTGGCCTTCCGCACGCCCTGGCTGGATGAAAATCCCGACAGCGTCGACCGGCTGCTCCGGGCGCTGGTGCGGGCTGCGGCCTGGTGCGACGAGCCGGACCATCATGAGGCGCTCGCCCACCTCTTGTCGCAACCTCATTATGTCGACCAGCCCGCCGAGGTGATCCTGCGCGCTCTGTCGGGCGGGATCGTGGCGCGGGTGGACATGGCGCCGCTGTCCATGCCCGATTTCATGCTCTTCTCGCGCGAGGCCACGCCCTTTCCGTGGCGCAGCCAGGCGCTGTGGATCTATTCGCAGCTCGTTCGCTGGAAGATGGTGGAACATAGCCCGGAAAATGCCGCCAAGGCCGCGTCGGTCTTCCGCCCGGACATCTTCCGCCGCGCACTGGCCGACAGCGATGTGGCGATGCCGGGGGCCAGCATGAAGGTGGAGGGAGCGGTAGCCTCTCCGCTGGCAGTGGGATCGAAACGGGGTGAATTGACGCTGGGGCCTGACAGCTTTTTCGATGGGCGGGTGTTCGATCCCGAGCGGATCGAGGATTTTCTGGCAAGTTTCTAA